Part of the Drosophila pseudoobscura strain MV-25-SWS-2005 chromosome 2, UCI_Dpse_MV25, whole genome shotgun sequence genome, TTTTAGACCtttgatgaatacattttctacaagattggctatTTTTAAGTACTtccatttattgtattttgactacaTATTTGTTGAGCTGAAAAGGGATATTGTGGCGAGGAAAAAAGTCCCACCAAACTTAAGCGCCAAAaggaaattgtttgaaagtgaatgagtgaAAAGGATTTATATAGCCCATTCAGTGTGaccgtctgaccctcagaaataaaCCGATGAAGAACAcgaacttaacccacttaacCTCCTCTATTTGAGAGTTACACCGCGAAAAGTATTGTAATCGTAAATGTTCCATGTAGATCCTTTCtattgatttaaataaacattacCACGATAATTTgtacctgaactgcgctaaaattcttcaagatTCAACATTTTCGTGGAGTCAATAATACCCACTAACGTTCTAGTTCTCTGACAATAAACCATAAACCATAAAGGTAAACCATAATCCCTGATTATTACTACAGAGATTAGTTTCTGCAATAATTGGAGCCTGGGATCATCAATTCTAGAATATACTTTTCCGTAGAGTATGCGGAATGCAAAATTTGATAGTTTGAAATGCACTGAAAACACATCAGTTCGGGGCCTCAATAACGATAAGTCGGTGTGACCGCACTCTGCTGAGAGACAGTCCTTCTAAAACTGTatatttcaaatttgaatGCAAATAGTGTGTTTTTTTGCGCAAACCCTAAAGTATTTGAAAAAATTCAAGTTTTTAGCGGAAGAATATAAGAATCTATCCTCGCATTTAAACTGAAGCAAACCATTCCTGCAGTATTATGCAGAGTGTGCAAGTAAAGGTaatggctttttgttttgtttaaatcTCACATTTTATTGTTTCTATACGTTTCGAAATTGCATTTACTTAGAATAAGTATGTAACTATCGCTTCCATATGCatacaattacaattaatcgttattattattgttgttgtttttgttttagctGCTCTAATTACAAATAAGTAAAATTCGTGAAACTTAATTTGTGAAACACACACCGCAGTGCAACTTTTTCGCTTAATTTCTGTTTGATTTTCTCTTTTATTGTTTAAAACGAACACATGCATTTTGGCAAAAATCTTTATATGGATTGTGGGGGGACGGAAATGTGGGGTGATTCAGAAAACATAAAACAGGGAGAAAAtatgtggtgtgtgtgtgaaggcGAGCTTACTGACTATTATTTGTTGCATGGTGGTTCGTTATCTCCAGATTCatttatattatatgtatatttaactTAAGTATTTACAGAACGGCCATACTGATTCTGAATGGGGTTTCTTTGTGAATGCTCCCGAAAAAGAGCCTTTTAAGAACACGAATCTCAAAGAGCTTCCTCTCAAGTCACTCGCTATCGGTTATAGTATGCagtaatatgtatatgtttgtgTTTTAATCCCTATGAACTGTAGGCTGGATCTAACACTGCTAATCTCTCAGCACTGCATGATTCTTGTGAGACTTTAAAGCCAATTGAAATGAATGCGATACGGATGCTGTATATAATGCTTACTCTCTCTGCAGTATGTTTTTCTACAAAAGATTTTACTCCCCACACTTATGCTAGCAACTATAATTACTCGGTTTTTAGTGTTTTATTTCACTATGAAAACGAGGATCACCTAACTTAGAACGAAACTTAGTTCAGTAgaattaaaaaatacatactCAATACGTTATTTAAGAGACAAATTGTTAGTAATAGATCTTcttatgggtgtgtgtgtattgtgtTTGATgctacttttttgtttttgttgttcttgttgcttttTATGTAGATAAGAGTACACACTCAGACTTCCAGTTGTTTTGATGGTGGGTGCGTGATAAACGGCTCGCTCCACATGCGCCGCAGGTCGCCCTAAATGAAGGAAAGGATACGATTGCATTGCAGATTCCATTCAGTATTAAGGGTTACAGTATTTTACCTTTAGATAGGCCATTAGCAGGAGGGGCAATAACGTAAAGGGCACCAAATACAGCAGAGCCGGCTGGGCCGCTTTAAACACCTCCGAGCTGACCGTGGCCGTTAGCAGGCCCAAAAAGTAGCTGCAAATTCATCGAAAAGCCATCATTAGATATCTAGAGGAAGCGACAGTGTAACTCCAAGACTCACCCCAGTAAGGAACAATGAAAATATGTCAGCCTAGAGCCCACACCCCTCGGCGTTGACAGTGTGGGATCCGACGTGACGCCCTGCGACTTTTTGTACGCATCGTAGCGCAAAACGAAGCAGAGTAGCAGGCCCGGCATCACCACATCGCCCAGGCCCAGCATCGAGAAGTGGCCCGTATTGTGTATGCTGGGGAAAACCAGTTTGCCCGGTAAATTCAGTTTCGGTGTGTCCCGCACAATGCCGcccaaattcaatttgcgcGCCACTATACCCACGGGATTCTCGGCGGGTCGCGTGGCCACCTTGACCATCACGTTCGTGCTAAAGATGTACGAGGAGAGGAACACCCAGAAGACGTCGTAGATGAGCAGGCCGGTCAACAGCAGCGTCGACACCTTCAGACTGGGCAGTCGCACGAACGCTATAAAGGCCACACAAAGCCCCATGCCCATTGCTGAAAGAACAAGCAATTTAAACATACAATTATCGAACGCTTCTTTCAATGGATGAtggatccttaccatccatcAGCAGCCAGTGGCCGGTTAGCACCCAAACGCACACAATCGACACGGACAGCATGAAACTAAATAGCTCTGCCCCCGTGAAGCGTCCACAGACGCCAAAGGAGAAACGCTTTCCGTCCGTGCAGGGCCGCATGATGTACTGGCAcatgggcagcagcagaaaggcCAGTGCCACGGTGGCAATGACTGCAAGGaacaaacgaaagaaaatTAGTTTATGTTTGATTGAACGATTGAGGGGGATTACTCGGTACTCACTGGCTGTGCACACGGCAAAGAGCAGCTGCATCGAGTCGAAAAAGAAGAACATGATGAGCAATGATATGGAGGCGCCCAGTGGCAGGCACAGGGCATGCATCGTGTCTAGCGTGGCGAATTTATCCGCTGTAAAGAAGCACAGAGAGCCTTTAGCCATTAGCGCGGTTATGGTTGACAAATTACAGGATGGGGACACTCACTTGGCTCCTTCTCGACCTGCTCCCCGGTTAGGAGATTCGTCATGGACTCATTGCGCTTCTTTTGCTCCCGCTCGCGGGCCTCCTGCTCGATGTTGAGACTGCGGAAACTGCCGTACACTATCAACAGCATCGAGATGAGGCAGGTGGAGACGCGCGACGAGTCCATCACGCTCGACACTGTCCAGTGGAGTTCCCGGTACTCGCCGTTGCCGCcgcccgctgccgctgccgctgctgctgctgctgccgccgccgctgccgctgcaccGCCACCAATGCTGCCGGCACCCACAGTTTGCGCGCCCAGactgccgccactgccgccggcGCTGCCGTGCGACATGCTCCCCCTGGATCGCTGATAAGCTCGGTGGCCAAGCCGAGCTCTCTACCTGTTTCCGGCGGTTAGTGGCTCCTCCGGACAGATACCGCAGACAGCGATTCCTTATCAGAGTGTATCAGTGGATTTGACCTGGCCCCGAGAGCTTATCTTTAtcgcgtggcgtggcgtgtcCTCTCTTCCCGCTGATGCTCTTGAAATCTAAACACgaaataaaagtgaaatttgttttgctttaTTGATTCAGCGATAAGTTCTGTGTTTATTTTGGCCTTATCGCAGCCAATCCCCCCCGCAGATGTGCGCCTATCTATCGTCGGTCTTCAGCAAGTTCTTTGGACAGATGCGGTTATGGTTTGTTCACAGCACAAACAGTCGCACACTCACccatttatgtatgtacatgtattaTTTCCTTGGGTATGGCTGAGGTCAGACCCAGAGACTCTAAGGTTAACTTTCACGCAGCCCTCAAATTAACCTAGAACGCTTTTGACGGGTATTTTCCGTCTGTATATCCGATAAacatgtttattttatttcatttaatacTCCCTATGTGTGTACATTTCAATTTGAGACCAAAAATTATTGTTCTTTCTATATTTTCCCATTCTTTCTGTAATATGATAATAGATTTacaaacaaatcaacaaaatcTGATACTCATGTTTACAGAACTTTGATATTTGTGAATTTCCAGATGCAGATACAATCCTTTCTCTGGATTTTTTTTACCTTCAATGGCAAGCCATACGATCATTTTTTTTGATACTATATTAAGGAGACATTATTGTAGCACTCATGAATCACATAATCCTTATAAGTGAGCAAACATTTATAATACACGTTTCTATATATAGCACTTTTATTTCCCCATATTCCCACCCCATTCCAATCCCCATTTACAACCAGTCTAGTAATGGGGGTTGGGGAGAGGGGGGTGGTTCCAGTAGGGGCAACCGCAACTGTTGAACCGGTGTGAAAAAATAACAATCCGTCCACATGGaacttgcaacaacaacaattaacaGCCCAGAAAGAAGGCCATTAAAACGTTGCTGGAATAAATTATAAGAGTGTTACCTAGTTTCTTTTATGCTTATTGTTGTTTCCTATTGTTATTGCAAAGAATTCTATACAATTTTCACACACagccatacacacacacacacatataattGCTGTGGGTTGATGCACTTGTCCACTGTTAAGCGGCTGTTAATTGTCTGTCGGCTCACAAACGGCTGTTCTTACACCCTTGAAGAGCAACAGCACAAAGTATATTGATTTTCAATCAGCTGTAAattaaatgcaacaaaatgaaatCGAAATTGGACAACTTTATAGGTAAGCTCAATCGTCAACAGCTCATACGCTTTAGAAAAAGATCAGCTAAGGATTTTTATGTTATGACCATAGGAACTATCGATCCGCTAGGGTATCAAATCGTCGATACATTCAATTCTTGTCCAATGTGAAGACACTCTTTGTGCTCTGTTAACTTCCCCCACTTCCTAGTTTACAGATCACTGTTAATGCTTCTGTTACTTTTGCATGTTGCCAAGTGCCGTTGCTTGCACTAATTTATGTTGTCTGTCaacgtacatatgtgtttgtgtgaaatgcaaatgattgaaatatatatttgtatttgtgtgaTTGTATGCAAAAGAGCGTTGTCCCCCTTTTTtccttctgtctgtctctctctctggatgcaacaatttaaatttcccACACATGCTGATTGCAATTGCCAGGGGCGGACAGTGGGGGTAAACTGTTAACAAGCACTAATTAGAATTAAATCATGTGACAATATAGCGAAGATGTGGGCGCAGGGGGGTTTATCTGTAAAACATTTTCACAGCTTAAAACGGTTACAAAACATTAACCAttcactcacactcgcacacactgCTAAATATAATTAAGAAAATGCCGCTCACACACTCAACACACATAAACACTTTCTAATTCGAAACGCCCCGTAGCCCACGAAGGGGGAGGAGTAGGAGTGGTATGAGGAGGAAACAacaacccacaaaaaaagaagtacTACAAAGCAATTGGTTGTTGTAACGTCCCACAACGAATGTGAAAGTGAAATTGCAAAAGACATAGACGCAGTGGCGCCACGCAGGAGGGGAAAGAGAGGTGAGTGGACCAAGCCAAGTAGTTGTAGCAAAAAAACAAGTGCGTAAACCTATGCAAAGCACTGTTAGGGGGGAGCTAATGTTGGGGGCCAAGACTGGATTGCAGCGCTTGAGAAACTTTTAGCCTGCGCTTTAaggttttttttccccccgtTTCGTGTTTGGTTACACTCCACTTCATTCCACTCCCCCCAACTCCGCGCTCCGCTGCGTAACTAAATTacaagacacacacacccatatgCAGTCgcgaacaacaacagaaatacGGGAATACGGATTTGGAAGGGGGAGTGAAGTACACTTTAATTacaggaaaaaaaattaagaaaaatctCTTGCAGTCTTTACACTGATCAGGGGGGCGGGGGTCCGTCTCATTGCTTACTTTGCCTTTACATTTACATTCGTATGTTTGgatgtatttttgttttttcctttgCACCGATTTTCTTTCTGCGAGAAAAGAATCAACACCAAAGAAGCCACTACTACATTTTCTCGGTGGGCCGTTGTGCTCTTAAGACACGTTCAATGCACATTTTCACAGTCTCTGCTTTTTTGTCAACGTTGGACAGCCATTAACACTTGCATTATTTTGCGCAGCAGGCAGTTCTTTCAAATCCGCCCGTTGAGTTTTAacattaaaaattgtatttcctTGTTTTCGTCGTCGACGCGCGGCTGTTCTGTCCAGTttagtgtgaccgcggactcgATAAAGCTGAAATCGATCAAAATCGAGCgtagaaatataccaaaatatgcTGCCtcactttaaaaatataccgtaaatatactgacgaattcaagttcattatacatattcctcgattttgatattccgtgcaatattactagctatctagatctctcagccctgcccacataattttatccgattaattaatcaattttctacattACTAGCTTAATTAAAATACTTGCTTTGGCTTGATTTTGgcaaaaaaaggttttagcaaAGAAGGTCAAACATATAAAACgtaataaaacgtaagagaaaaatcgttACTATTGCTTAATTTtcatattccgttgaataatgctgactaactaaaACCGTTAGCTCTGCCCATATAATTTTAGGCCATTAATGAGTAAATTTTCTAGAAGATTGGCTATTTTTCAGTACTTAGAATTGTTGTATTTTGATTACAgcaaggtttaagcaaaaaaggtatacaaaaaaaggaaacgtaagtgagtatggAATGTAGAGAGAGACACTGTTGAGCTGAAAAGGGACATTGGGGCGAGGAAAAAAAGTCCCgccaaatggaaattgtttgaaagtaaATGAGTGaaaaggatttaaatgcaatctaTTGAAATAAATGATACACCTAAGTACGATTTGAGAGCGAAAATTCAAATCCGCCCTCCGTTTTAACATTAAAgagtgaaatttatttatcgtTTTCTTCGACGCGCTGTTCTGCCGTTTCGAATACTTTTACATTTTGCTGAATTTattacatggtaactacacggGAGCTACACACTTGCTACATATCAACAATACTGAGTAAAAAACGGGTATAGACAACAGGAAAAATGGTTCAGAAAATGCAACGCATGCTAAGTAAAATCAACTCCTTTTTCCTTACATACCTTGAAAATCTCCTTCTGCATTCAAGGATGCCTTGGATGTTTTTACTTGTTGTCCATGCCGCTTTCTATAGACCATTCGAAATTACGCTCTCCCGACTCATTTGTTCGTTGCATGTTTGAGCAGGATAGCGcgagaaatataccgtctcattttcaaaatataaatataccgatgaaaaacaCTAAATAAACCCACTTaaccttctttttttttaaacaggTCAACAACTCAGGTTAAACCGTGAAAAATAATACTGCTTGTAACAGCCATCCTTTCTATTTACTGAAAAAAATTTTCCACGATTATTTTTACCTGAACCGCGCTAAAATTCTTCGAGATCTAACATTTTATGGTTTATGAACCAACCAACTGGTTGATAATggttaaataaatgaaataggGTATAAAGATGTCCATACTCATAGCGGATACCTGTTGACCAGCAGCAATGACGTAAAATTTCATACACTCCTAAAGTTGAATGCTTTGATCTAATTTGTTTAAACCTAATTTTAGACATTTCAGATGAAAGATATCGTGTTCCCTTTTTTATGCAAAGATGAAggattttcatttattattatcatttccCGCTGTTTAACTCATTTTGATATCcagtttaaataaagggggcttaagtgggctaagttcctATGCTTGctcctttgtttgttttccagAAGCACCTATTTAGGTAAACAAACATCCAAGATGCACCAGGCCTACAATGTGCAATCCATATTGAAGCAGGGCGTGCAGATAGAGTCGATAGCCGCATATGGTAGGCTATAGTGCCCCAAATATTATCCATTTATAGCAAGCTATATATTTTCAGGAAACCATGTCATCTTGGGCACCCGGAGCGGACAGCTTATCATGTACTCCGTGGACGAGAGCGGTGTGGACATGCGCATGTTTAACAAGAACTTTAGCCGCAAGCCCATCACCCAGATGGAGGTTATTGCCGCCGAGAACCTGCTCTTTGTCCTCACCGACAACTTGATACAGGTGTGCGATATCGGCCGGCTGGAGAGCAACTTTGCCTTCCTGCACAGCTCGGCGGACACCAAGGGCTGCACCCTGTTCACCATGGACGTGGACTCGCAAACGTCCACAACGGGCGAGGTGGCTACCTTCATTCGCGTTTGCTGCGCCATCCGGCGTCGTTTGGTATTCTTCTTCTGGAAGAAGGACAAGCTGGACTCGCTCCAGCTGAGCATCGAGCTAAGCGACGTGCCCAAGACTCTCTGCTGGGTAGGCCATGCCGTTTGCGTGGGCTACAAGGATGAATATGTCGTCTATGATGTGAGATCTACACAAATTTGATAATTATCTCTACTGATCATGGTTTGTTTTAGATATCCTGCAATACCCCCAAGAAACACGACCTTTTTCTAACGTCCTCCTCCGTCAGCAGGGATCCGTGCATCTGCCTCATACGCAACAACATGCTGGGGATATCCAAGGACAAGTATTTGGTGATCGTAGATCCCAGCCAGTACAAGTCGAAGGAAAATGATGGCAGCGCCACCTCCGTGGATGAGGTACACCCAGGGCGCATGGAGAGCCAGAACTCACTGCCCCCGCTGCTCTGGTCGAGTCCCCTTCTGGATTTGGGTAAATTGAAAGCTCATCCAAGATCTATTGCCAGTCTAATCACGATTCTGATTGCAGTCTGGGATGATCCGTTTGCCGTGGGACGTGTAAACAATGCCATCGAAGTTCGTAGCTTGGTGGGCAAGGATACGCTGGTCCAGAGCATTCCAGAGCTGGAAAAGACAAGATTCTTGGTGCATGCCGACCAGGGAACAATTTTTGCGGCCGCCACTTCGGAGCTGTGGTGCATCCGTCAGGTAGAAATCCCGATCCAGCGTCAACAGCTGCTGCAACAGAAGAAATTTCAGCTGGCCATCGAGGTGACGGTAAGTCCTACAGAGAATCCTTTCCTTTATTCTCTCTTAAATTGCCTATCTGGCAGAAAATCTCCAACGAACCTGCAGAGGACAAGGCCCAGACCATACGCCAGATACACATGCTCTACGCCAAGGAGCTCTTCACCAACAAGGAATTTTCAGCGGCCATGAAAGAGTTCGAGAGAGCGGCCATTGATCCATACGATGTAATCCGACTATTTCCCAATCTGGTGCCAGAACCCAAGCCGGGCACTGAGGACAGCACTGTACCCGTGTCCACTGCCCCTCAGCTGGAGGATGGCGATCTGGAAAATGCCTACTTGGCTCTGATTGAGTTCTTGGCATTGGCACGGCAGCGAGAGGTGGTAAAGCTGCGCGACACCAAGAGCAGCTCCAAGTCTCTCCTGGAGATCATAGACACCACGCTGCTCAAGTGCTACCTGCAGACGAATGACTCCCTGGTGGCCCCGTTGTTGCGCCTCAACCAGTGTCACTTGGAGGAGTCGGAGAAAACTCTGAAGAAGCACAACAAGATCTCCGAGTTGATCATCCTGTACCAGATGAAGGGCAAACACAAGGAGGCCTTGAAGCTGCTCCAGGAGCAGGCAGGCATCGAGGGATCAGTGCTGCAAGGGCGCAAGCGGACCATCCGCTATCTGCAGGAACTAGGATCGGATCATCTGGCGCTGATCTTTGAGTTTGCCGACTGGGTGATCAAGGAAAATCCGGAGGAGGGCCTGTCCATCTTCACCGATAAACTGATTGAGGTGGAGTCCCTGCCACGCGCCAAAGTCCTGGACTTTCTGATAAGCAAGCACAAATCGTTAATCATTCCGTATCTGGAGCACCTGATCACCGAGTGGTCAGATACGAACACGCTGCGCCACAATGTCCTCATCAAGCAGTACCGTGAGAAAGTGCAGCGTCTTTTGGTCCAGCAGGAGAAGGGGTGAGTGGAAGAGTGAAgcccttccttccttctgttGTTTCCCCAAAGTAACCTTTGGTCTGCCTTTCAGCGAGGAAGTACCTGAGCTGAAGCCCCTGCGGGCCAAGCTCTACAAGATGCTGGAGGAATCCAATGTCTATTCGCCGGATCGTGTGCTGGAGGAGTTTCCCACCAAtgtgctgctggaggagcgtGCCCTCATTCTGGGCCGCCTCAAGAAGCACGATAAGGTCATCGCCATCTACATCCACGTCCGGGGAGATGTGGCCAAGGCCAGAGCCTATGCAGATGCAAACTACGAGAATGACAAAACTATATTCCAAACCCTTGTCAAGACTATAATGGTTCCTCCCACAGAGCCGATCTATGAGGGTGTGGCTCTGCATCCCGACTTTAGTCCCGAAGTCAATCGGAAGGTGCTCCTGGAGCTACTCAACACCTACGCTGTCAAAATCGATCCCATTGAAATCTTTCAGGTAAGCTGTGGCACCTTTTTCTATTCAACCTATCTATAAGCGAATTACCTttcttctctcgctctccagTTCCTTCCCGATGACATGACCATGACTGAACTGGAGAAATACATGGATAAGGCTGTGCGCCAGAAGCTGGCGGACAAACACCATATGCAGATGATGTGCGGCTTGCTGCAGGCAGAGTCCAATCGCTTGGAGGCCGCGCTGCAAGCGAAGCGAGCCATAAGCTTCGAGCTGAACGAGAACAGCGTGTGTCCCGAGTGCAAGAAACGGTTTCCCAGCCAATCCGCTTTCGTGCGCTATCCCAACGGCCAGATTGTCCATCTCTCCTGTCACGATCGCATTGCCCGTGCAGCCGCCCAGCAATAATGTGGACTATATAATGTATTCTAATATGTAATATAACtaatcaaaaatatatgtgatcttaaatattttacttgCTGATTATTTAAATGCAACGGATTTTGATGTGGGGTCTGGCAGCCCTACGCAGCAACTGGCAGTGTTGTTAAACACTGGATAACTTTTGAATTCCATGTATCATGTAGATATTATCTTCACCGCGTGTACATCGCAGTAAAGTGTAAAATATATTCCTGATACGtggagatatacatatgtatgtatgtagaaacGCGAAGACCTAAAGAAAACCCgtattgtacatatttatttggCTATATTTACAGAAATTTGCTTTGCACAGGAATACTTTAGGCCTCCTCGCTGCCGTCCATGAGGCTGTCGCCGTCCAGGGAGTCGTTGCAGATGGACAGATCGGACTCGGACTGGGCTCGACTCAGGGGCGGCAtgggcagcgacagcgattgCTTGCTGTCCTCGTTGTCCTCCTCCTGCAGACTGGGCGAGGCTGCACTGCATCCGGCGTTGAGATCTGTTGACCCGGATCCGCCCGCATTGGCGCCCACTGCGCCGGAACCGGTGCCCATGACCGTGCCCGGCAGCTGGGTTTGCCGGATCAGGGCTAGCCGCTGCTGGGTGAGTTCCAGGTGGTGCTTGCGCCACTTGATGCGACGATTCTGGAACCACACCTTAACCTGCGCCTCCGTTAGCTTGAGCGTGTGGGCGAGGTACAGTCGCTCCGGCCCCACCATGTACTGCTGCCGCTCGAACTCCGCCTCCAGGCACTCCAGCTGCTCTGGCGTGAAAATGGTCCGCACGCGCTTGTTCTTCAGCGAGCTCTTCTTGTGGGAGTCTATGGGGAGAAAGGGGATTCTTTTAGCTGTGGAGGAAGTGTAGCAGGATCTGGGATCTCTTACCCGACTTGAGCTTCTCCCGCTGGAAGCTGAGCgtggcctgctgctgggcgtgatgctgctggtggagctgTTGGAGGCTCTGTAGGGCCGAGGGAGCTGCTGCCCCCACGGCGGCTGCCacagcggcggcggccgcaAATCCAGGTGGATGATGGTGCGGGTGGTGCGGGGGCACGTAGCGACTGCTATCACAATTGAAGTTCTTTACActctggctgttgttgttgttgttgtggttgttgttgttgctgtggttgtggctgctgtcCTGGTCAATGGCATCGCGTGCGGCGCCATTGAGAGACAGATTGATGGCATTGTTGTAGTCCTTGCGACCCTGGCTCTGCAGCCCCAAAATGGCGGCTATTGTAAAGGACTTGCCCACGTCGAGGGAGGAATGCGCCGCTGCCGCCTCGAAGAGCTGCGCGTGCGACGTCGCAGTGGCCGCCGCCAACTGTTCCcggtggttgttgctgctgttgctgcctgttGTCGGTGGGTGGTGGCTGTCTGGGTGGGGGAGTTGTTGGTGTTGCCCTGGCTGctcctgatgatgatgatgatgatgatgatggtgatgttgctgctggtgctccaTTTGGTACGAACTCTGACCTGCCGAGACGGCGgccgccgcagctgctgccgccgccaaaGCTGCTGTGGGCAACGCATGATGCGGTTGACCATGTGCAGGGATGCCTCCCACCCCCAAGCCCACTCCTGCACCGCCActggctgctgcagcggcacctcctgtgtgtgcctgtgtgttaTGCAATGCCAGGAAGTGTGACAAGGGATTTGCGTGATATTTGGAAGGATTCTGCAACATGCTTAGAGATATTTGTGCCAACGCTGTCTCCGAgttgtcgttgctgctgctgctgctgcaaatgGGACAAATGGAAGAAATGCTTGAGCTTAATTGTTGTGTCTGTCGGCGTGTTGAATGTCTGTCCtcctgctccctctctccctaCAGCCAGGTGTCAACGACTCCCTGATTATATCCACAATTAAGTGAAATGCGATCCCTGCGAGGAGTTGCTCTACCATGAAGGGCTCGAGAGAGCAGACAATTGAGTGGACATGGGATGACAACAGGTTAAGGCTGCCATCCCGTGCCCCGTGCACCCTCTGCACCCTGTCATTCCCATTCCTCGCCTAATTGCACTCCCTCTCTGTCACACGGAACGCACTCTGGGGCCATTCCAGCTCTGTGGCAGGCAATGTGATAGCCTAATTGAGACTTTGTCACAGttagctgctgcctgcctgcctcatTGTGGCAGCTTCTGCTTCCCGCCCAGTTTCAGGTGCGTGAACTATCCCCTGCCCgatgtgtggcagccacacaaTCAACTCTCTCTGTGGTCGTCTCTTGTTGGCTGAATATGCATCCGAGCGTCCGTGTGTCCGACTAACTTTAGCTGCTTATAAACACATGTTAAACGTATCGTAAATTGCTGACATTTTGTTGTGCCTCACAAATGAgcttcattttcatttcattccccTAATGAAGCAtttgaaatatg contains:
- the SppL gene encoding signal peptide peptidase-like 3 isoform X1; its protein translation is MSHGSAGGSGGSLGAQTVGAGSIGGGAAAAAAAAAAAAAAAAGGGNGEYRELHWTVSSVMDSSRVSTCLISMLLIVYGSFRSLNIEQEAREREQKKRNESMTNLLTGEQVEKEPSSLCFFTADKFATLDTMHALCLPLGASISLLIMFFFFDSMQLLFAVCTAIIATVALAFLLLPMCQYIMRPCTDGKRFSFGVCGRFTGAELFSFMLSVSIVCVWVLTGHWLLMDAMGMGLCVAFIAFVRLPSLKVSTLLLTGLLIYDVFWVFLSSYIFSTNVMVKVATRPAENPVGIVARKLNLGGIVRDTPKLNLPGKLVFPSIHNTGHFSMLGLGDVVMPGLLLCFVLRYDAYKKSQGVTSDPTLSTPRGVGSRLTYFHCSLLGYFLGLLTATVSSEVFKAAQPALLYLVPFTLLPLLLMAYLKGDLRRMWSEPFITHPPSKQLEV
- the SppL gene encoding signal peptide peptidase-like 3 isoform X2 produces the protein MSHGSAGGSGGSLGAQTVGAGSIGGGAAAAAAAAAAAAAAAAGGGNGEYRELHWTVSSVMDSSRVSTCLISMLLIVYGSFRSLNIEQEAREREQKKRNESMTNLLTGEQVEKEPTDKFATLDTMHALCLPLGASISLLIMFFFFDSMQLLFAVCTAIIATVALAFLLLPMCQYIMRPCTDGKRFSFGVCGRFTGAELFSFMLSVSIVCVWVLTGHWLLMDAMGMGLCVAFIAFVRLPSLKVSTLLLTGLLIYDVFWVFLSSYIFSTNVMVKVATRPAENPVGIVARKLNLGGIVRDTPKLNLPGKLVFPSIHNTGHFSMLGLGDVVMPGLLLCFVLRYDAYKKSQGVTSDPTLSTPRGVGSRLTYFHCSLLGYFLGLLTATVSSEVFKAAQPALLYLVPFTLLPLLLMAYLKGDLRRMWSEPFITHPPSKQLEV
- the Vps39 gene encoding vam6/Vps39-like protein, whose product is MHQAYNVQSILKQGVQIESIAAYGNHVILGTRSGQLIMYSVDESGVDMRMFNKNFSRKPITQMEVIAAENLLFVLTDNLIQVCDIGRLESNFAFLHSSADTKGCTLFTMDVDSQTSTTGEVATFIRVCCAIRRRLVFFFWKKDKLDSLQLSIELSDVPKTLCWVGHAVCVGYKDEYVVYDISCNTPKKHDLFLTSSSVSRDPCICLIRNNMLGISKDKYLVIVDPSQYKSKENDGSATSVDEVHPGRMESQNSLPPLLWSSPLLDLVWDDPFAVGRVNNAIEVRSLVGKDTLVQSIPELEKTRFLVHADQGTIFAAATSELWCIRQVEIPIQRQQLLQQKKFQLAIEVTKISNEPAEDKAQTIRQIHMLYAKELFTNKEFSAAMKEFERAAIDPYDVIRLFPNLVPEPKPGTEDSTVPVSTAPQLEDGDLENAYLALIEFLALARQREVVKLRDTKSSSKSLLEIIDTTLLKCYLQTNDSLVAPLLRLNQCHLEESEKTLKKHNKISELIILYQMKGKHKEALKLLQEQAGIEGSVLQGRKRTIRYLQELGSDHLALIFEFADWVIKENPEEGLSIFTDKLIEVESLPRAKVLDFLISKHKSLIIPYLEHLITEWSDTNTLRHNVLIKQYREKVQRLLVQQEKGEEVPELKPLRAKLYKMLEESNVYSPDRVLEEFPTNVLLEERALILGRLKKHDKVIAIYIHVRGDVAKARAYADANYENDKTIFQTLVKTIMVPPTEPIYEGVALHPDFSPEVNRKVLLELLNTYAVKIDPIEIFQFLPDDMTMTELEKYMDKAVRQKLADKHHMQMMCGLLQAESNRLEAALQAKRAISFELNENSVCPECKKRFPSQSAFVRYPNGQIVHLSCHDRIARAAAQQ
- the LOC4802235 gene encoding homeobox protein MOX-2; amino-acid sequence: MLQNPSKYHANPLSHFLALHNTQAHTGGAAAAASGGAGVGLGVGGIPAHGQPHHALPTAALAAAAAAAAAVSAGQSSYQMEHQQQHHHHHHHHHHQEQPGQHQQLPHPDSHHPPTTGSNSSNNHREQLAAATATSHAQLFEAAAAHSSLDVGKSFTIAAILGLQSQGRKDYNNAINLSLNGAARDAIDQDSSHNHSNNNNHNNNNNSQSVKNFNCDSSRYVPPHHPHHHPPGFAAAAAVAAAVGAAAPSALQSLQQLHQQHHAQQQATLSFQREKLKSDSHKKSSLKNKRVRTIFTPEQLECLEAEFERQQYMVGPERLYLAHTLKLTEAQVKVWFQNRRIKWRKHHLELTQQRLALIRQTQLPGTVMGTGSGAVGANAGGSGSTDLNAGCSAASPSLQEEDNEDSKQSLSLPMPPLSRAQSESDLSICNDSLDGDSLMDGSEEA